The Neoarius graeffei isolate fNeoGra1 chromosome 1, fNeoGra1.pri, whole genome shotgun sequence region TCAATATCAATTCTTTAATGCCTTTGGTTTTCGGTACCAAATGATATGCTTTTATCACAAAATGGACGATTGTTATGGAATTTTTAGCTAAGCTGCACCACTAATATGCACTCAGTGTCTGAGAGCAAAACTTCACTGCAAACCAAGGCACATACACATTCGTAAACCAGACTGATTGTTTTGAATAACAGCTGTCAGATGTTCAACATCTTCTTTTGCTAACTCCTAAAATGTATACTGAACATATTTAAATGAGCAAATGATGTGTTCTCAAAGGCACATAATTTAACAATTATCACCGACTTAAGTAATAAGTGTTGTcttggtgtgggttttttttttgtattcaaatTAAGTtgatgtaagtgtgtgtgtaagtgctATGGTAGCTAAATGTGTGTGCTTGTGTACGTTTGGATCACTGGAAGGCCTGGTGAAAGCGAGGCAGGGTGGTGGCTGTACTCAGGCTTGGCGAGTGTGTATAACttgtggtgagtgtgtgtgtctgtgaaagcGTGTGTGGATGCGTGAGCGTGTGAATTGAGCCAAGAGCATCAGGAGCATCCTGAGAAGGTGTCATCACAGGAAGCCCCTCCTCCTGGCTGTAGGAAACCCCCAAGGCTGGCCCTGCTCCTTGCCCATAGGGAAAGAAGTTAAACAGAGGAGACAGGAAGTCCAAAGATGGAGGTGTTTCTCCAGACGATGTGGTAGCAGCACTCAGCTTCGGCACCTCCTCTGCCTGCAGCTCCAGGAGATAGCTCTCCAATTCGGGACGGAGTGGCGGTGGCGGAGGAGAGTAGGAGGCATGGCCAAACAGGTAGGGGTGTGGTTCTGAGGGCTCCAGCGGCTCCGCCTTCACACGTAGCGGCTCATGGCTGTGGCTCTTCTTTACATGCCGTGTCAGGTGGTCCTTGCGGCCGAAGCGCTGCGCGCAGTATTGGCACAAGAAGTCCTTGCGGCCCGTGTGCACCACTAGGTGGCGCCGCACGTCCTTGCGTGTGTAGAAACGGCGCTCGCAATGCTCGCATTGGTGCCGCTTCTCCTTGGCTGCAGCCGTGGCGCTTTTGCCAGCGTGGGCACGGAGGTGTTCGAGCAGCAGGGTGGTGCTGGGATATGGCCGCAGACACACCTGGCAGGTGAGGTCACCACGATGTGCTGCGTGCAGAGCCTGGTGTCTTCGGAAGCCCAGCTTGGTGTTGTAGCTCTTGCCACATTCAGCACAGCTGAAGGCCTCCTTGTTGGGGTCGTGTGTGTGCAGGTGGTTCTTAAGGTGGTCTTTGCGATGGAACATTTTCTCGCAGTAGTTACACTTGTGGGTTTTCTCAGGTGAGTGTGTGGCCATGTGGCTGTGGACACAAACTGACGTGCATTATTATACTGAAAGAAAAGTGGAGCAAGAAAAggtgtgtgtgtagtgtttgtATGTATATGAGAAGCATTGAAATATTATACAACAGCACATTttcccatatttttttttttttataagtgaTCTATTGTTCTAACCCAGCTCAATTCAACCGACTTGTCTTTGTTAAAATGAAGCAAAATCAGAGCCCAGTCACAAACATTCCATTGGGAGGATCACTATGTGCATGAAGAGCTTCTCAAGTCTGATTCCAGTGTGGTTTATGTTGATTTTAACTGTTAGGTATGAGACAAGAAATATTTGCATTGCTATAAAATCAATCAGTATTGATTGAATTCTGTCTTGAACAGAACATGAGGGTTAGTAGTCAGTTTCTAAGCATCTGTTAGTCAGAACGAGTGTGTGGATCCCAATGGGACCTACCGTAGCAGTTTGTACTTTGAGACAAATGCCTTGGTGCAGTCAGTGTGTGTGCAGCGGTATGGCCTCTCTCCTGTGTGCGAGTAGGAGTGCACCTTCAGCTTCTCCACGCTGTTGAAGGCCTTCTCGCAAAGCTGACAGGGGAAGTTTTTCCTCCCTTTGCCATCTGGCCTTCTCTTCCTCAGTCGATCATGCTCTGCCGGGTTGGGGCAGTCATCATCGGGGGTGACTGTGGCCATGGCGACTTAGCGCAGGCCAGCCACGCAGCGGACACAAGCGATGTGTCCGATCACTGACAGAGTGACAGAGGCTGAATCTTCAACACCACAGAGACGCCAGGCACTGAGGAAGTGAGAGAGGATGATGGTAGGGTTCCAGAAGAATAAAGGAAAAAGCAGATTGGACAAACATACTGCATTTCTGTTTGATATAACAGTGTTTCTTAATTCCGTTGCACCTGACTGAACTGAAAGCTTTGTTTTTTTCACAGATCTGTGTCTTGAGTCAGGGAAACACTAACGTACGTGATATACAACGGTGAACATGTTCAGACAAATAAATGGAAGATGAACTCTTGTTGTGTCTGTACGCAGGTATATTTAGAATGAGCTAAAAAAGACTACAGAATGCAAAACGTGAGCCTGACTTTATCTTTTGCCTTTATATCTATTTCAAGTCAGACAAACAGCAATcacattttggggttttttttaaatacacagtCCCCCTTAATAGCTCAGAGAAATACAAGAAAGTGGATGAACGCAATAATTTATAAAACTGTAACTGAGTACTTGGTTGCAAATCCCTTGCGACTGATGACTTCCTGAAGTCTGTGACTCTcagacatcaccagacactgggTATCTTTCCTGGTTATTCTTTGCAGGCTGTTTTCAGTTCCTGCTTGTTTGGGGGACTTTTGCCTTCTGTCAGAGTAATGCATTCTAGGCCATACATGGTCATAACGCCATCTTTCATGTTTGATGAGGTAGTATGCTTTATATTGTAAGCAGTTCCGTTTTCCCCAACCTTTCCTCTTTCCACGACTCGTGGTACAACTTCACCTCCATCTCATGTAGCTACAGAACTAGATCAGAATTCGACAGACTTTTAAAGCACATTTACAAAAGGTACCAGTGGTTACCTGGGCTAAGTTCTCTGAGGACATGGTGAAGAACTATGTGTTTAGGGGTTTTGTCCAGCATGTATACCAAACACTGTACCAAACAGGTGATTTATCTTCGCTATTTGTCTGATTGATTTATTCTGCTTCTCAGTCTCACGATGGCTTCCTTTACTGGCACTGACAACAGTAACACACTCCAGATGTATACACGAAATCCTGAATCCACTCTAGACCTTTTGTCAGCTCTCTTGCGCTTAGTGATGTAACAACACACAACTGGCCAAGAAATAACTGAACAGTCAATTACCAAATTACGTCTGGGATTATAAAATGAGAGAACTATGTATGAAAACGAGTGTAATTCCTACATGGGTCGCCTGATATAAATGTAGGCTACATATACTTGATATTAAAGCCTTTTCATAAATATGGTTTCATTTCAGATTGAACAGCGCTCACATACATGGCCAAAGCAGCAAAAAGCCTGCATGGACCGCACTGTATGTCTATATTATTGGACTTGAGTaaataaaatgcatatgttcacaGCTTCGAGTAAAAATGACTGCAATTTTCTGCAAATGCACAAGCTTACACATTTTTATGGGCATCAATCCTCGTCTTGCAACACATTCAGTTTAAGGAGAAACCTTTAGACAATTCAGTTCATTACAGGATTCAATACAAAATCTCAAATCATAATTATTTACTACTATACATACACCATTATCCCATAGAGCATCCATCCAGTGGGATGATGGGAAATAtcagaaattatatatatataaatgaaatAGTGAttataataggaaaaaacaaaaaccttcaGGATCTGTTAGTGCATCCAGAGTGACTTTCTCACTCTTGtaactatgaacattttgtattAGTTTCACTGTAGTTATTAAATggtagttactgaataatatgcTTTACGACAAAGGGTGAAACATTTAGCTGGCAGATCAAGGAGTTAAATATTCTGACTCGAATGCAACGAAAGAACAAAAGTCAGAAATATGGCAACACCGTGGTGCTGCTCGTCAAACTGTTGGATAAgtaaattttttttcttcttacagaATCTTGGGGCAAAACCGATTTCATCCATCTATCTCTGCACACCAATCTGCATCCATCATTACT contains the following coding sequences:
- the plag1 gene encoding zinc finger protein PLAG1 — encoded protein: MATVTPDDDCPNPAEHDRLRKRRPDGKGRKNFPCQLCEKAFNSVEKLKVHSYSHTGERPYRCTHTDCTKAFVSKYKLLRHMATHSPEKTHKCNYCEKMFHRKDHLKNHLHTHDPNKEAFSCAECGKSYNTKLGFRRHQALHAAHRGDLTCQVCLRPYPSTTLLLEHLRAHAGKSATAAAKEKRHQCEHCERRFYTRKDVRRHLVVHTGRKDFLCQYCAQRFGRKDHLTRHVKKSHSHEPLRVKAEPLEPSEPHPYLFGHASYSPPPPPLRPELESYLLELQAEEVPKLSAATTSSGETPPSLDFLSPLFNFFPYGQGAGPALGVSYSQEEGLPVMTPSQDAPDALGSIHTLTHPHTLSQTHTLTTSYTHSPSLSTATTLPRFHQAFQ